One Aneurinibacillus migulanus genomic region harbors:
- a CDS encoding MarR family winged helix-turn-helix transcriptional regulator — translation MTNSQIIILNHINHYGRLLTGDISKLMNISPSAVSQTLNRLEKNGYIKRSINPSNRREIFVELDTKGIKYIKINEEIELSIIERFYSKLDLADITALRNIMYKLKRIIEEEQKNK, via the coding sequence ATTACCAATAGTCAAATCATCATACTCAATCATATTAATCATTATGGTCGCCTTCTCACTGGAGATATCTCGAAACTTATGAACATTAGCCCGAGCGCTGTAAGTCAGACATTAAACAGGCTAGAAAAAAACGGGTACATTAAACGCTCCATCAACCCCAGCAATCGAAGGGAAATTTTTGTTGAGCTGGATACTAAGGGAATTAAATATATAAAAATTAATGAAGAAATTGAACTATCAATTATTGAACGTTTTTATTCTAAGCTCGATTTAGCAGATATTACAGCACTGAGGAACATTATGTATAAATTAAAGCGAATCATAGAGGAGGAGCAAAAGAATAAGTAA